From a single Oncorhynchus nerka isolate Pitt River linkage group LG11, Oner_Uvic_2.0, whole genome shotgun sequence genomic region:
- the LOC115137154 gene encoding matrix metalloproteinase-23-like, producing MEHRKQKLSSAKGFVPVFEMRGTRRILFLLVLMLVGLDGVGGLPACRRKTEAGERSVESLSSVKHHPVTGAALSRSKRYAINPLGHKWKHFNLTYKIVKFPNTLNKDGTRKAISIAFSKWSDVSPLYFAEITNPNKSADIIIGFYTWNHTDCWWSPLHPCFDGLNGELAHAFLPPRGEIHFDNHEFWILGKSRFSWKQGVWLNDLVQVAAHEIGHALGLWHSRDPQALMHPNATYTGQRNIAQDDIWGIQRLYGCTDKKRVCDPWARLGFCERRKSFMKKHCARRCDLCYEPLEAVIKPTPLPSNVKVKMVPRGKVVGFRCGTKNPRSPPKVSWYKDGEQLLISIPGYIIMKGRDLRIVANEFNEGTYTCRVHRSGNVVSANSWAIRLKPEQPSNS from the exons ATGGAGCACAGGAAGCAGAAGTTGAGTTCGGCCAAGGGCTTCGTCCCAGTGTTTGAGATGCGCGGAACTCGTCGGATACTTTTTCTACTAGTGCTGATGTTGGTAGGTTTGGATGGGGTCGGCGGACTCCCTGCGTGTAGAAGGAAAACG GAAGCTGGTGAGCGGTCTGTGGAGTCCCTGAGCTCTGTGAAGCATCATCCCGTGACGGGAGCGGCATTGAGCCGCTCCAAACGCTACGCCATCAACCCACTGGGACACAAGTGGAAGCATTTCAACCTCACCTACAA GATCGTGAAGTTTCCCAACACGCTGAACAAAGACGGCACCCGCAAGGCCATCAGCATTGCGTTCTCCAAGTGGAGCGACGTGTCCCCTCTCTACTTTGCTGAAATCACAAACCCCAACAAGAGTGCTGACATTATCATCG GCTTCTACACGTGGAACCACACAGACTGCTGGTGGTCTCCATTGCACCCCTGTTTTGATGGGCTAAACGGGGAGTTGGCCCATGCCTTCCTGCCCCCGCGCGGGGAGATCCACTTTGACAACCATGAGTTCTGGATCCTGGGGAAGTCCCGCTTCAGCTGGAAACAAG GTGTATGGTTGAATGACCTGGTACAGGTTGCGGCTCATGAGATCGGGCACGCCCTGGGACTGTGGCACTCCCGTGACCCCCAGGCCCTGATGCATCCCAATGCCACCTACACGGGCCAGAGGAACATTGCCCAGGACGACATCTGGGGAATCCAGCGCCTCTATG GATGCACAGACAAGAAGCGCGTGTGTGATCCATGGGCTCGCCTTGGCTTCTGCGAAAGGAGGAAGAGCTTCATGAAGAAACACTGTGCCCGCCGCTGCGACCTCTGCTATG AGCCTCTTGAGGCCGTTATCAAGCCAACTCCACTGCCTTCCAACGTCAAGGTCAAGATGGTTCCTCGTGGAAAGGTTGTGGGCTTCCGCTGTGGGACGAAGAATCCTAGATCGCCTCCCAAAGTCAG CTGGTACAAGGATGGAGAACAGCTCCTGATCTCTATCCCCGGCTACATCATCATGAAGGGCCGCGACCTCCGCATCGTTGCCAACGAGTTTAACGAGGGCACTTACACCTGTCGCGTCCATCGTAGCGGCAATGTGGTCTCTGCAAACTCCTGGGCCATCCGGCTGAAGCCTGAACAGCCCTCCAACAGTTGA